Part of the Paenibacillus sp. FSL R7-0273 genome is shown below.
CCGGTGCTGGAGGCCATCATGGGTGTGGAAGGCCCGGAAATCTTCAAGCTGAACGGCCGTGAGGAGTGGTGCCTGATTGTGGACCGCTATGCGGAAGGCAAAGGGTATCTGCCGCTGCTGACCTCAGACCTCAGCAGCGGGGAATTCAGGGTGCTTGAAGACGGCGAGTTTGACCTTGGCAGCAGCAAAAAGCGCCACGGCGGCGTGCTGCCAATTACCTTTGAAGAATCCAGCCTGCTGCTGCAGGCATTCGGGGACGGCCACCAGGTGCTGCCGGGACAATTCGCTGACCCGGATCTGGCCAAGTTCGGCGGCCGTTACTATCTGTATCCGACAACAGACGGCTTCACCGGCTGGTCGGGAACACAGTTCCATGTCTTCTCTTCGGAGGATCTGCAGCTCTGGAAGGATGAAGGCGTAATCCTTGATCTGGCGACCGATGATGTGCCTTGGGCTGTCAGCAGCGCCTGGGCTCCGTGCATCGCCACCAAGGACGGCCGCTACTACTATTACTTCTGCGGCAAAAAGCCGGACGGGGACAGCGCCATCGGTGTGGCAGTTGCCGATACGCCGATAGGGCCTTTCACCGCACAGCCGGAGCCGCTGATTACCCTGGAGCAGATCAAGCGTCTCGGGCTGGTTATGGGGCAGGCGATTGACCCGTCCATATATGTGGAGGAGGACGGCAAAGTGTACCTGCTGTTCGGCAACAGTCATGCCGCCATCGTTGAGCTGGGCGCTGATATGGTTACAGTGCTCGAAGACACGATGCAGAACCTGGAGGGCCTGCACGATTTCCGCGAAGCCGTGACGGTGCTTAAGCGGGACGGGCTGTATCACTTCACCTGGTCCTGCGATGATACCGGCAGCGAGGATTACCATGTCAACTATGGCACGTCAGAGCAGCTGTACGGGCCTGTAAACTTCCAGTATACGGTTCTCAGCAAGAATAAAGACAAAAACATGCTCGGTACCGCCCATCATTCCATCCTGCAGGACCCGGATAGCGGAAAGTACTGGATTGCCTATCACCGGTTCGTTACACCGCTCACCCGGTTCAATGATTATAAAGGCATTCACCGTGAAACGTGCATCGATCTCTTAAGCTTCGGCGGGGACGGGCTGATGCAGCCGGTGAAGCTGTAGAAGCAGCATGTATAGCGATATGAAGTAAATACAGATCAGCCAGGAGGTTGCCATATATGAAAGAAACCATTACCAATCCATTAGTCCTGCAGCGGGCAGATCCCAGTATCTACCGGCACAGTGACGGCTACTATTATTTTACCGCTTCAGTTCCCGAGTACGACCGGATTGAGCTGCGCAGAGCGCGGACTCTCGGGGAGCTGGCCGGAAGCGAGGCCGTGGTCATTTGGACCAAGCACATCACCGGAATTATGAGCGGCTATGTGTGGGCGCCGGAAATTCATTTCACCGGCGGTAAATGGTATGTCTATTTCTCGGCAGGCAGCGATGATGCGCCTTTTGCACAGCGTCTGTATGTGCTGGAGAACGGGGCGGACAATCCGCTTGAAGGCAGCTGGGAAGAGAAGGGCCGGATCTACACAGCCTGGGATACCTTCTCGCTGGACGCGACTACCTTTGAGCATAAGGGAAATCAATATCTGGTATGGGCCCAGGAGGACCCGTCGGTCCAGGGGAATTCCAGCCTGTTTATTTCAAAGATGGCTAACCCGTGGACACTGGAGGGCAGTCAGACTGTGCTGACCCGGCCGGAATATGACTGGGAAATCATCGGCTACCGGGTTAATGAAGGCGCGGCCATTCTTAAAAAGAACGGGAAGATCTTCCTGACCTACTCTGCCAGCGCTACTAACCATAATTATTGCATGGGCATGCTCACGGCAGCGGAGGACAGTGATCTGCTGGATGCCGGCTCGTGGACGAAATCCCCGGTTCCTGTCTTTACATCAAGCGAGGAGACCGGACAGTATGGACCGGGGCATAACAGCTTTACAGTGTCTGCTGACGGCTCGCAGGAGCTGATCGTCTACCATGCCAGAAACTATAAGGAGATTACAGGTGATCCCCTGTTTGATCCAAACCGTCATGCCCGTGTACAGCCGGTGGAATGGGATGAGCAGGGTCTGCCGGTCTTCGGCCTGCCGGTACCTGACGGCAAAGCACTGGAAGTCTAGTAAACAGATAAACCGCATGCTGCCGGGAACGCTCCGGCAGCATATTTAAGTGAAAAAACGTCACCTAATCCAAAACAAAAAAAGGGATGCCCCTCAGCCATTGCGGCCAAGGGGCATCCCTTTTTATAGTATAGATTATTGCAGGTTGATGATGTTGCTGATGATGACGGCGGCCTGGGCGCGGTTGGCAATGCCTTTTGGCGCGAAGGTGTCAGCTGTCATCCCTTTAACAATACCTTCCTGGGTAAGCAGCGCTACAGCGTCTTTACCGTAGGAAGCGATGCTTGCTTTGTCCTTGAAGGCTGCAAGGGCAGCATCGGCATTGGTAACCGATTTGCCTTTGAGCTTCGTCAGGGCATTGGCGGCGATAATCGCCATTTCTTCACGCGTAATGGAACGGTTAGGCTCGAACTTGCCGTTGCCTACACCGTTAACCAGACCGTTCTGTACGCCGGCGGCAACATAGCTGTATGCCCAGCTGGTATCGGCTACATCACTGAAGTCAGCCGAAGCATTGTCCAGCGGCAGAGCGAAGGCGCGGACGATCATGGTGATGAATTCAGCACGGGTAACCTCCTTGAGCGGTGCGAAGCTGCCGTTGCCTACGCCGTTAATAATGCCTTTAGCGCTTAGCTCTTCAATTGCAGATGCGGCCCAGGTTACTTTACCCAGATCGGTGAAGCTGGCCGGAGCCGGTGTTGCTGTCGGCTGCGGTGTTTCGGTTGGTGCCGGTGTTGCAGTCGGTGCCGGAGTTGCAGCAGGTGCGCCTGTGCCCGGACTAACCGGCTCGGCTTCCAGTACACCGTTATCCAAACCGTCAGCTTCTGTAGCTGCCGGAGCGGAGGCGTAGATTGCATTAGCCAATAGTCTGAACTGGTTCTGCGGGTGATACTTGTTAAGCAGGTCATTGGCGAACAGGGTTACATGAATGCTGTCAGTCTGGTAATCCAGGGCCAGCACCTGATCTTTGGCAGCGTCGCTGTTCGGCCACCAGCCGGCTTTGAAGAAGTCATCTCCGGTTCCGTATTTCGCCAGAATTTCAGCGCCTTCCGGAACAGCTGTGATGTAGGCGGCAGATACAGTATACAGGTATTCACTTTCATCATAAGGAGCAGTGATCAAGCTGTCCTGTGAGATTGTTGCTTTGAACAAGCCCTCGTGCGCGGCTGCTCTGTTCGCCTTGTTCACCGGATTGGCAAAATCCAGACCAGGCAGAATATTCAGAGCTTTAACGCTGCTGAGGATCGTACGGCCATACCCGATGAAAGGCTTGCCGCTGGCGATCAGGTTAGTACCGGAGTTAACCAGTACGTCCGCTGCAGCTGTGTTGGAGGTTACCTTGAAGCCCAGATCGGCCAGAATGAAGGAAGGTGCTCCCGCAATCGCTACATTTGCCGGCTTCAGCAATTTACCTGTTTTGTCACCTGTTGCATAGAACGGTACAATGTCCAGCAGGTATTTGGAGGCTACAGTCCGCAGATTGGATCTGGAAACCAGGAAGCTGCCTTTTTCATAGCCGGCACCGCCGTTATCAAGCAGGGTTACCGCTTTTTTGTTCAAGAGCAGCTCGTTAACTGCTTTGACCGCATCGTTGTTGCTGTTGCGGATTACGTAATTTTGCGAGAAGGGATATTGATCCAGGCTCGTTGCCGGAATCACAACGCTGCTCACCTGTGTAGTTGTACCGGAAAACGCACCTTCAGTGCGGCTGATATAACGGTCAAATCCGCGCATATCGGCAAAGTTCTGGACGGTATCGGAATACATGGCATCAAAGTCGGATACATCCAGTCCGTCATACAATACCAGGTTGGCAAAGCCCCGTTTAGCCTGGTGCATATTCACGACATACGTTCCTGGAGGATAAATAATTCCGTCTACGGTTACAGAAATAGCAGTCTGTTCAACCTTTACACCGTTACGGAGCAGGTACTGCACCATTTTATAAGTTTCCAGCGCATTCTTCTGCAGGTCCTTGGCTACAGGAAGCACATAGTACTCAGGGAAGAAGTTTGTTGTTTCAGTTTCGCGCTCACGGCCGATCGATTCGTACTGGGCGTTTACCAGAAATTCATCAACGTTTTTGTTATCTTCATTGTTAAGGCCGCGCTTGAAGATTTCGAGCTGGTTCAGGAACAGCTCTTGTTTGTTATCCTGTACATAATTGGTAGCCGCCAGAGTTGCATAGTAGAAAGCATCCAGCGAATCTTCATTCAGCTCCGGAACCTCGATGGTGTGTCCAAGAGCACCCTGGTGCATCGCATATACAGCAGTGTATGCCGGGGAAGCATCGTCCCAGCCGGTAGCGTTGCCGTACGGATCGGAGTAATTCGGATTTTTCGCTAATTCTTTTGCTTCCAGATAAGGAATGTGGTACTCGTCGTATTTGGTATTAGCGATACCGGCATTACCCATTGCTTTAGCCTGTTCAACCATGTTGTCGATAACCAGATCATATTCAATGTTCGGGTCATGCGGCGGAGTACAAGGCTCGATCAGGAAGCCGCTCACGAAGCCGTGCATATCCAGGAAGCTCAGCGGAGTCCATTTGGCGATCTGCGCTGTAACAGCCTGAGTCTCAGGTTGTGTCTGGTAAGAGTTGTCGCGGTTCGGGTCGAGCAGGGTGGAAGTCGCACGGGTATTGAGCGCACGGCCGTCCGGATTCTCTACATAGTCCAGCAGGAAAATCACATTGTCCAGCGCCTTGTCGATGTCGAGGGCCACCGGAATTACATTTTTGTCTTCATCT
Proteins encoded:
- a CDS encoding family 43 glycosylhydrolase; translated protein: MSESKLTYTGYLLVHFIGEQPDGEQVYFSYSENGLHWKDLNGGLPVLRSELGEKGARDPFIVRSPKEGKFYLIATDLRIASGKGWGAAVEEGSRDIIVWESADLVNWSEPWPVTVGVEGAGCVWAPEAIYDEAADEFLVFWASATQEPHENARKHKIYSARTKDFRTFSPAEKYIERENHIIDTTIIEANGKYYRYSKDETTKNIRVEEGASLDKDAFSYVDAPVLEAIMGVEGPEIFKLNGREEWCLIVDRYAEGKGYLPLLTSDLSSGEFRVLEDGEFDLGSSKKRHGGVLPITFEESSLLLQAFGDGHQVLPGQFADPDLAKFGGRYYLYPTTDGFTGWSGTQFHVFSSEDLQLWKDEGVILDLATDDVPWAVSSAWAPCIATKDGRYYYYFCGKKPDGDSAIGVAVADTPIGPFTAQPEPLITLEQIKRLGLVMGQAIDPSIYVEEDGKVYLLFGNSHAAIVELGADMVTVLEDTMQNLEGLHDFREAVTVLKRDGLYHFTWSCDDTGSEDYHVNYGTSEQLYGPVNFQYTVLSKNKDKNMLGTAHHSILQDPDSGKYWIAYHRFVTPLTRFNDYKGIHRETCIDLLSFGGDGLMQPVKL
- a CDS encoding glycoside hydrolase family 43 protein; this translates as MKETITNPLVLQRADPSIYRHSDGYYYFTASVPEYDRIELRRARTLGELAGSEAVVIWTKHITGIMSGYVWAPEIHFTGGKWYVYFSAGSDDAPFAQRLYVLENGADNPLEGSWEEKGRIYTAWDTFSLDATTFEHKGNQYLVWAQEDPSVQGNSSLFISKMANPWTLEGSQTVLTRPEYDWEIIGYRVNEGAAILKKNGKIFLTYSASATNHNYCMGMLTAAEDSDLLDAGSWTKSPVPVFTSSEETGQYGPGHNSFTVSADGSQELIVYHARNYKEITGDPLFDPNRHARVQPVEWDEQGLPVFGLPVPDGKALEV
- a CDS encoding M14 family metallopeptidase, whose product is MMTKKFLSLLIALTLALSGIIPSAYAGAAVTEIQPQALTAPVSADSGNSATVSETVYQPATVSEEVYQASMTEARTMPVTLTLPEGVTADQLSWTFGRTAEEMKPLAEWKKWNNASNVRAYTGDPFVKVSYEPAAASTVTALVYFDMPYGVNLAVSGVRAEYVKLAGVYNLTATTPAGDVLVEQQVDLNPYDTYHTYDEIKPAIDRITADSNNKYGRYVEYQQIGTSTQGRAIHFSIVAKDKASVDQYLNETLPLMNNDPAKLQEMIKSGQLQDYKVPIWLNNIHADEANGVDVIIKFLETLMTEKIVNYDTTDEDKNVIPVALDIDKALDNVIFLLDYVENPDGRALNTRATSTLLDPNRDNSYQTQPETQAVTAQIAKWTPLSFLDMHGFVSGFLIEPCTPPHDPNIEYDLVIDNMVEQAKAMGNAGIANTKYDEYHIPYLEAKELAKNPNYSDPYGNATGWDDASPAYTAVYAMHQGALGHTIEVPELNEDSLDAFYYATLAATNYVQDNKQELFLNQLEIFKRGLNNEDNKNVDEFLVNAQYESIGRERETETTNFFPEYYVLPVAKDLQKNALETYKMVQYLLRNGVKVEQTAISVTVDGIIYPPGTYVVNMHQAKRGFANLVLYDGLDVSDFDAMYSDTVQNFADMRGFDRYISRTEGAFSGTTTQVSSVVIPATSLDQYPFSQNYVIRNSNNDAVKAVNELLLNKKAVTLLDNGGAGYEKGSFLVSRSNLRTVASKYLLDIVPFYATGDKTGKLLKPANVAIAGAPSFILADLGFKVTSNTAAADVLVNSGTNLIASGKPFIGYGRTILSSVKALNILPGLDFANPVNKANRAAAHEGLFKATISQDSLITAPYDESEYLYTVSAAYITAVPEGAEILAKYGTGDDFFKAGWWPNSDAAKDQVLALDYQTDSIHVTLFANDLLNKYHPQNQFRLLANAIYASAPAATEADGLDNGVLEAEPVSPGTGAPAATPAPTATPAPTETPQPTATPAPASFTDLGKVTWAASAIEELSAKGIINGVGNGSFAPLKEVTRAEFITMIVRAFALPLDNASADFSDVADTSWAYSYVAAGVQNGLVNGVGNGKFEPNRSITREEMAIIAANALTKLKGKSVTNADAALAAFKDKASIASYGKDAVALLTQEGIVKGMTADTFAPKGIANRAQAAVIISNIINLQ